In Papaver somniferum cultivar HN1 chromosome 9, ASM357369v1, whole genome shotgun sequence, the genomic stretch CCAAATGCAGGGTTCAGACAGCACACTTATCCCAGAACCGACTTTCAGTTTTGATCAATGCTAACGATGAACCATAATTACTAGTATTATCGTGTATTCTGGTTTTGGACAGTTAGATATGAAGAGAAGAACAGTGGTTTACGTTACCTCTGGGATAATGAACTTTCCAGTGAGCAAACAGACGGCAGGTAGCGTACAGTATGCCAGAAGGGGGAGGGAAGTAATTGGgtagatggtggtgttgatgtatGCAAATCTCTCGAGCCATTTCAACCTTCCACTATATCCGTACCATATGGGGCAATgccgacttagaagaatctcgACTGAACCAAGAGCCCATCGAAGCACTTGGTTTAGACGATCTGAAAGATTGATGGGAGCAGATCCCTTGAAGGCTGCAAGAGGAGGCATGCAGTAAATCGACCGCCAACCACGAGCATGCATCTTGAACCCTGTGAGAATATCTTCTGTAACAGACCCGTAAATCCATCCTATCTGTAGAATTCATCAAAGCTCGTTAGAAACCTCAAGAAATGTGTGGAGCTAACTTTAGATTTTAGATAGGACGTAATGTTTACTTCTACAACTAACTTCATTATGCAATGAAGTGatatataaattctcaagaaGACTCTGAGGATAATTTATAAGGGATTAGGTGATTCTTATGTAATTTCTACTAGTATATGGAatgggagaaagaaaaaaaagaattcaaCCAAAGCAAAAAGGGAGAAATATGAGCACCCACCTCAGCTCCCCAGTCTGACTTGTCTTCATATCCACAACTAATGACATGAATAGCTTCTTTCAGAAGAACCTCAGGAGTTGCTGAATGAGGAACACCGCCGTTTTCCATCAATGTAGATGCAACAAATACTGCTGATTGGCCAAACCTTTTTTCCAGGGTCATCTGAGACATAAGCAATGACTTCTCATCATCAAATCCAGAAcctggtttttcaaaaaaaaaaaatcaaatcttatatattagattgaaaaaaatatataaataacaaAACTGAAATGACCAATTCGGGTACTAAGTGTTGAAAATCATTTGATGGGGGTGGGTAGGGACGTAGGAGGATTAGTTAACTTATGAAGAAACCCATTTTTTGAACTGATATTAAAATCCAATGATTCCACAAGACATATTAGGAAGCACAGGTACTCCTATACTTTATCTATCACCATATTTAGTGTAAAACAGGGCAAGTGAGCCTAGTAAGAGAAGGTAACAATATTTAATCACTATATACAGTGTAAAACAGGGATAAAGTGAACCTAGTAAGAGAAGGTAACAATACTATAGAGAAGGTAATAAAGGAAACAGAAAATCGATGAAGAAACTCCCAGTTATAAATTTATCTAGCAGAAAGAAACGTTTAAGAAATAACTGGCCTACCTTCAACTCCCTCTTCTATATCTTCTAGATTAAATACTGGCACAGTTGGATCCCCATGCTTGCCTGATTTCTTCTTGTCGGACGTCTTTTTAGATTTGGAAGTCTTCTTTCGTGATCCACCGCAACAGGAgttcaaaaaccctagtttcttaTGTTTAGGCTTAATGGGAGGTTCATAACCATATAATGCTGTTCTGTTGAAGACACATCCTGTACCCACATAAACAGGGCCTTGGATACCATCTAAGCCTCTTAAATTGATCTGGAAACCAAAAACAAGAGACCTATCACAATACTAGCAAGCAAAAAAATGTGCAGACAAACACAGCAGTCCAGTTTATGTCGTACATGGATGCAGTCTTTGCTCTAAAACTACAAAAGAATGAAACATATTGATAAAGAGAAATGTATCAGCTTTGGTAGTTTCCAAATCTGATAAATTCATAGAGCAAATTACAGCCTGGACAAATTACAATTTGTAAGTGGATTGTTGCGCCAGAAAGAACTTACATCGAAGAACACAGTATTCCTGTTGGCATACCGATCATTtctatcaattccatcaaatctcTGAGGAAATTGCACATAACAAACAGATTTTCCGAGGTTTGGGTCCATCATAAAACACATAGCCTCTCGCAACGCCTTGCTGTTGTTTATGTAGTGATCACAATCAAGATTCAACATGTAGGGTCCATTTGTAAGGACTGCTGACACCCGAACCTGTTCAGCAACAGTTAGGCTGCTTGTCACAATAATATGACAAACTTTAGATGAGTTCAATCAGTAGGTATGTGACTACTTACAAGTGAATTCATTGCACCGGCCTTCTTGTGGTGTTGGAAGCCTGGGCGTTTTTCACGAGAAACGTAAACTAACCGAGGTAGCTCATTACCATCAGTATCAAGTCCTCCACTATGACCCAAGAAAACCTGCAAACAGTGACATTTTTCAGTTTGAGGACACAATAAAGCTGATGGAAGTGTGACCCAATCTGACAATTGCATTCTATTAATAACCAACACCAGCATACTGCATTTAAATAAGGAGAGAAATAAACCGTGGGAAAAGGAATTATGAAACTGAGAAACATATGCTGAATCATACAATAGAAAAAGAACACTCTAAACAGTGAAAATGCACATTTGACACAAAAACTTCATATCTATATAAAAAGTGATCAACTGAACTGATAAGTACACGTTTTACGAAATATGATTATTCACAATTAAGGAATTGATTAACCTAATTAAAATCTGGAATGGACTTAACAATAAAGAATAGAAAATGTACCGACCTGGATCATTCCTGGATGATCTCTTGTGTTATTTCCAGGCCATGGTGTTCCATCTTGCATGACCCATCCTTCATCAGGGatttttattgcttttgaaaCAAGACCATTGACACGAATCTTAAATTCCTCGTACTCTCTCTGTAACatacaacaacaaaataaacaatgtgAGGGAGGGACAGAGTGACATGGGAACAGAGAACAGAGGGATATATGCGCTAAGAACCTTCATTGCTCTGCGATCTTTGACAAATGATGGATGAACTTTATCCTTCAGGTAGTCAACCTTCTTGGCGAAGTACCACTCTGGAGCTCGAGGTTCGATACTGTATTTCTTGCAGAAAGGAACCCATTTTCTAGCGAACTCAGAAGTTTCAGACAGGGCTTCAAATGTCAACATTGCAGCTCCATCATCAGATACATAACAAGAAACTTTGTCGACTGGGTAGTCAACTGCAAGAATAGATAGGACAGTATTTGCTGTGACAAGGGGAGGCTCCTTTAAAGGATCGACAGTACTGACAAATATGTCCACAGAAGCAAGTTGTGATGGCTCTCCTTCTCGTTCATATCTGTTATCCATTTTACACTTCATCAGAGCTCTAAAAAATTCGAAAGAAATGATGGGATGCTGTAGTGGCAATTTTCAATTGTGAGCAATGACAAAGACACATTCCTCTGGAGATCAATGACACTAGATAAATACCATATCAGAGAAAATGTTTACCTAATAGAGAGCCTGTCAAGATACGTCTCACGGTTTATTGGGAGCCATTTAGGAAACTGATCCAGTATCCATGATATCGCAAACCATATCTCACATATAACAGATGTCAACCACAAAGGATAGGCATTGGGCACAGGATTTGTTAAACGGTAGTGTAAGAAAATGCAAAGAACAACAAGACGCACGACAATAACCATCCGATATGGATTAATTCTCGAAGACGCAATAGGTATCTTTCTTGAAAGAGGCTGGCGCGCTTCGTCATTCCTATAAGTTAAAAAAGCAACAAGTTAACAATCAGGAACCAAGTTATTCATCAGCACTCTCAGCATGTCAATGGAGATGGAGTCATGGATAATATTACATAGAACTTCTACTTTTTATGAAGCAATTGGATTGTGACTTAGATTTGCTTTTCAGACACTGATAGGAATATGACGGTCCGGGGTTGGTGTTTGTGCGTGTGCCTGCAGTTGGAGTATGAGACAGACTTTTTTGGTTTGGATTTATACAGTCGACGGATATAAAATCAGATCTAACACTGCTCTTAACAAATTAAGGCCCTTGTCTCATTTGCATCATGCAAATTTTCCCATAACGCCAAGAGGAGATAAGCTACTAAATGTACACCCAAGATAAACTGAATATCTTTTTGTAAACGGCTAGAGTCTGGAACTTTCTTCTAAATTAAGAAAACCACATGTAAGCAAGGGTTAAAAACTCAACAGTAAGGCATCATCCATAAATACGTCAGTGCTCGCATCAATATCTCCACCACCCCGGCCTTCAGAGGCAGTTTGAGCAGCACTCATAGGAACAATGTTCCTCTCCTGTTTAACCTTCCACCCATCAACCCTCTCTTTCCAGGCTACATTACCAAACCCTTGTGAACCAAACTCCCTTACTGGATTTACAACCCTAACATTAGCTGCAGAAGGAATTCCCCATCAGAAGTTAGAGTAAGTAATTTAAACAACCAACACATAAATTAAAAACACTTTAGACATGTGAATTACATACGTGATTGATTAGCATCAACTGAATATGGAAGCGAACGAATTCGCTTCCCTCCACTATTATCAGGAGATGCTGTGGAAAGACGGTCAGGAGATGCCACTGACAAATCTCCTGAAACCTGAGAAATAATATCTTAGTTAATAACCACTTACTCCAATAACTCAAACTGTCAGAGAGAAGTAACAACATATTTACAGAGACCCTGGAGTCTACGTCTAAAAAGGGTGAACGCATTTTCAGAGAATCTAACACAGACTTGATTACAATCTACAGCATTGTGATTGCTCATCATATAATGGATGGTTCATGTATTACTAAATGAATAAATTTAGACGTACCATCTGACCACTAGTGAGCCTAGGAATATCATTATGAGAAACTTCTTTGTCATAGTTCGGAGCGGCAACATCCTCTCCTCGTCCATAAGTCATGTGCCAGCTGAGCATTCGTTGAGCAATCTTCTGTTTTTGATCCTGATTCTCAGATGGATAACTGAAATCACTAGCTACGTCATTTgcatcaccatcttcttcgtcGCCACGAATTGGAGGACTTCCTGGAATTTAAATATTGCAACCCAGATcagattattatatttttttcaaaCACTTTGAATGCACCAGAAAAAGACATATGATCTCTGGTTAACAAACCTTTAATTTTCTTGTATTTAGTTTTGCACTGAGGGCAAGACTGGTTTCCATCTTTCCTCTCGTATTCATAACAAGGTCTACAGACCGGGAATGCACAAACATCACAAGCAACAAATAGTTGTCCATCTGAGATTCTACCAACATCATCACCACAGATCTGACAAACCTGTCCTCCTAGATTATTCACATGTTTTGCCTGATTTCACAAACAATTGACTCAAATTTAGCAACATTCACATCCATTCGAATACAAAACTAGATCTGATTTGATTGAACAGACAATAAAAAGAACTAACACCATAAGCAATATGTATAACAAAATACTAACCGTGGCCTCCATTTGAGACCAGGAGATCTCTTTGACCTCCAACGAAACTCAAAAGAAAACTTCTCAAATGCACATTCCTACAGTGGAACAATAAAATCTGCGATTACTATGAAATGAATTTCCATAAAATAATGAGAACTTGTACCAAATGTTGATTCAAATTCAAAGTAATAAGAATCATAATGGTGTACCTTGTAGACGGTGATGCAAAACAATGAGAATCCCCGCAGATGAAGAATTTGATCTGTATCTGCTTCTTGATTCCCCTGGGAAATTTCCTTCACACTCTCCCTCTCTACTTTCTAATTTATAAAAGGAGAGAGAGGGAAAGAAATCAAAGAGGAGGAAGAGACAGTTTCAAGTCCAAGCTGTAAACTGTGAAGTCCACCGACATTAGAGAGTGTGCGCAGGAGACAGAAAGAGACAGTGACGTATGGTTCGACACCGCCGTCGGTGTGAGACCAAAGGATCCGCTACTGCTGCTAGATTTAAAACTTCTTAAACTACGCAGAGGCCCCAAGCCCAAAACTACCTACCGGAGTATTTTAATAACCTAGTTTAGTTGGGGGCATAActtctaattgggggccatggaattttgtttgccccccaaaattttcaggggtgtaaatatcgcaatatgaatatacaattttatccttcactaattgaaaatcagtttcactaattaacTATCCTAATTAAGGTCCCTAATCTATATATCCTAATTAAATCAACgagaaaatcagtttctcttttcatcttcatcttcctctcctccctttctcttctccacctccaccattaacgactccatctccaccgaggaaaattcttcgaaccgattcatcgcgtaatcgtcgatgataaaactttaatcgacgattaacttcttctacaaatatgGCTAAAACAAAACAAACCGCTCGCAAAGCACTTCAAATTCCTAATTTTGTAGATACGGTGAATGCAAAGGTGTACGGGGGAAAACGCACCTCATATTCGATGTTTTGGTTGCtttttgattgtgtaatcgagattggtatctgaaaaatagaagttacagagtgagagtcgttagtatcgaagaaataataccctaacgactcttacattgcatgctttttctatgaaaaatcgttaacctgttagtgtaaatatgacgactcttgttctgctacttcgaccttttgtgtcctagaatagagtcgtcgccctattaggttgaagatgacgactgtagtttgacgaccccaaattagtgcgtaacgactctgggttgaacttgaactgccttctgttggagaaaacgatagagtggtcagtagtatataatccctagactagagtcgtcagtaatctataatccctagagtcgtcatctctttTATAGGGTCGGCAGTTACTTGCTTGACGACCCAAGTTTAATCTTTAACGACCCTTTAAGGACCAAAATCATCCTTACTGTCCAATTTTTGCAAAGAGTCGTTACCTTATAAATTACAGTCGTTACTTTGTAATGAATAGTCgttagtttgttagagcatatcattgacgactctttaactgatagagataaagttgatgtcttatataaaaaaaatcgtgTTTGGAATGTAGTGACAAGAAAACGAAAGACAAGGTTGAAATCACGATAACTCCTCCTTCGAAACCTCCCCGCAACGATAAATACTTACTTGCCGGTCCATTGCGCGGAAGAAGGCCTAGTGAGGTATCATTTTCTATCACCGAACCAAGAGGCAGTAAGGTGGTGGTCGAGGTCGAGATGGTCGACTTCAACTTATGTTAATTTTACTTTATGAATTGAACTTAAGTGTGTGTTGAAACAACTTCT encodes the following:
- the LOC113310460 gene encoding cellulose synthase A catalytic subunit 3 [UDP-forming]-like — translated: MEATAKHVNNLGGQVCQICGDDVGRISDGQLFVACDVCAFPVCRPCYEYERKDGNQSCPQCKTKYKKIKGSPPIRGDEEDGDANDVASDFSYPSENQDQKQKIAQRMLSWHMTYGRGEDVAAPNYDKEVSHNDIPRLTSGQMVSGDLSVASPDRLSTASPDNSGGKRIRSLPYSVDANQSPNVRVVNPVREFGSQGFGNVAWKERVDGWKVKQERNIVPMSAAQTASEGRGGGDIDASTDVFMDDALLNDEARQPLSRKIPIASSRINPYRMVIVVRLVVLCIFLHYRLTNPVPNAYPLWLTSVICEIWFAISWILDQFPKWLPINRETYLDRLSIRYEREGEPSQLASVDIFVSTVDPLKEPPLVTANTVLSILAVDYPVDKVSCYVSDDGAAMLTFEALSETSEFARKWVPFCKKYSIEPRAPEWYFAKKVDYLKDKVHPSFVKDRRAMKREYEEFKIRVNGLVSKAIKIPDEGWVMQDGTPWPGNNTRDHPGMIQVFLGHSGGLDTDGNELPRLVYVSREKRPGFQHHKKAGAMNSLVRVSAVLTNGPYMLNLDCDHYINNSKALREAMCFMMDPNLGKSVCYVQFPQRFDGIDRNDRYANRNTVFFDINLRGLDGIQGPVYVGTGCVFNRTALYGYEPPIKPKHKKLGFLNSCCGGSRKKTSKSKKTSDKKKSGKHGDPTVPVFNLEDIEEGVEGSGFDDEKSLLMSQMTLEKRFGQSAVFVASTLMENGGVPHSATPEVLLKEAIHVISCGYEDKSDWGAEIGWIYGSVTEDILTGFKMHARGWRSIYCMPPLAAFKGSAPINLSDRLNQVLRWALGSVEILLSRHCPIWYGYSGRLKWLERFAYINTTIYPITSLPLLAYCTLPAVCLLTGKFIIPEISNIASIWFLSLFLSIFATGILEMRWSGVGIDEWWRNEQFWVIGGVSSHLFAVIQGLLKVLAGIDTNFTVTSKASDEDGDFAELYLFKWTTLLIPPTTLLIINLVGCVAGISYAVNSGYSSWGPLFGKLFFSFWVIVHLYPFLKGLMGRQNRTPTIVVVWAILLASIFSLLWVRVDPFTTRVTGPDVKECGINC